One window of the Colletotrichum destructivum chromosome 4, complete sequence genome contains the following:
- a CDS encoding Putative NADP-dependent oxidoreductase domain-containing protein codes for MEYVRLGNTGLKISKIILGCMTFGSSKWEGSPWVLDEEEGLQLLKAAYDNGINTWDTADTYSNGQSEVIIGKALKKFNIPRQKVVILSKIFNPVMDDESRPASVNDGPLVNQMGLSRKHVFHAVDKCLERLGTDYIDVLQIHRLDRETPPEEIMRALHDVVQSGKVRYIGASSMYTWEFSRLQYIARSHGWTEFISMQPFYNLLYREEEREMLPFCRATGVGVIPWSPIARGLLAKPLSNEGEGTSLRSQTDKKTQAWFADANLDIVNRVEEIAKKRGVSMALVSTAWVLQKGCWPIVGLSSERRIKETIEALKLKLTEEECQYLESEYRPRNIQGM; via the exons ATGGAATACGTCAG ACTCGGAAATACTGGCCTCAAGATCTCCAAGATCATCCTGGGGTGCATGACCTTTGGTTCGTCCAAGTGGGAAGGCTCACCATGggttctcgacgaggaagaggggcTGCAACTGCTCAAGGCCGCGTACGACAACGGCATCAACACCTGGGACACGGCCGACACGTACTCGAACGGACAGTCTGAGGTCATCATCGGCAAAGCGCTCAAGAAATTCAACATCCCGCGGCAGAAGGTCGTGATCCTCTCCAAGATCTTTAACCCGGTCATGGACGATGAGTCCCGGCCCGCCAGTGTCAATGACGGACCGCTGGTCAACCAGATGGGTCTGAGCAGAAAGCACGTCTTTCACGCTGTCGACAAGTGCTTGGAGCGGCTCGGGACGGATTACATCG ATGTCCTCCAGATCCACCGCCTTGACCGAGAAACGCCGCCCGAAGAGATCATGAGAGCCCTGCACGACGTTGTACAGTCCGGTAAAGTCCGCTATATCGGAGCATCGTCTATGTACACGTGGGAGTTCTCCCGCCTGCAGTACATCGCCCGGTCACACGGCTGGACCGAGTTCATCTCGATGCAGCCGTTCTACAACTTGCTGTACCGCGAGGAAGAGCGAGAGATGCTGCCTTTCTGTCGCGCGACTGGAGTCGGAGTGATTCCGTGGTCGCCCATTGCGCGCGGCTTGCTCGCAAAGCCCCTCTccaacgagggcgagggtACATCACTGAGAAGCCAGACGGATAAGAAGACGCAAGCGTGGTTCGCGGACGCCAATCTTGATATCGTCAACCGTGTCGAAGAGATtgcgaagaagaggggcgTCAGCATGGCCCTAGTCTCGACTGCTTGGGTGTTGCAGAAGGGATGCTGGCCCATTGTGGGGTTGAGTTCGGAAAGGAGGATCAAAGAGACAATAGAAGCACTCAAGCTGAAGTTGACCGAAGAGGAGTGTCAATACCTGGAAAGCGAATACAGACCAAGGAACATTCAAGGGATGTAG